CATTAAATACATGACAGAACCTATAGCATTTGGATATGGCACATTCTTCAtgtttttaacatcaaaattggTTTTAGGGGATTGCTCTTTACTTAGAACAAAATGACCAGCTAAAGGTACGTTGACTGGTTTTGCATTCGAGATGGAAAATTTACTCAAAATTTTCTTAACATATGTATCATGATTCAACAAAATGACTGAACGTTTTCTATCCTTATAAATGTTCATGCCAAGAATACGTTTAGCATCTCCTAGgaatttcatatcaaatttagCACTCAAGCaatttttgacatgatcaataGTTTTCACACAAGGACTAATCAAtagcatatcatccacatagatAAGCAAGAAAACAGGAACTTTAGTATTGTGTTTGAAATACAAGCAATGATCATAATTACTTCTAGTAAAATCCATAGAGAGCATGCATTCATTAAAATTTATGTTCCATTGCCTAGgagattgcttcaatccataCAAAGATTTCTTTAGCAAACAAACATGATCAAGATACTTAGAATCAACAAAACCATCAGGTTgcctcataaaatttttttcatcaaGTTCACCATGTAAAAAAGTAGTTTTAAAATCTAATTGGTTCAACTCCCAATCAAACTGAGGAACAAGGGCAAGCATGATTCTCTCAGTAGTAAACTTTACGACAGGAGCAAATATTTCAGTATAATCTATCCCTTCCTTTTGAGTAAAGCCCTTAGCCACTAACCTAGCTTTAAATCTAACATATTCACATTCATTCTTGACCTTAAATAACCATTTACAGTCCACAACAGAACAATTTTCAAGTTTAGGTACAAGAATCCAAGTGTTGTTAACATGCAGCGAATTAATTTCTTCATTCATCGCATTTATCTATTGCACAgagttttcagattttaaagCTTCTTCATATGACTTTGGTTCAACATTATCAATTGACTCAAACACACTAAATGCATGAGAAGTCATATGAAAATCATCAAAATGTCGTGGCTGCCTAATATTTCTTTTAGGCCTATCCCTAGCCAATTGATAATCATTCAAATCACTAAGATCAGTTTCAGGCATATTTTCAACAATTTCTTCATGCGCATCAGTATCAACTTGATTATCAAAAACAGTTTCAGGGAGATTTTCAGGTAAATCATTCACATCAGGAGCATTCTGCACATTTTCAGAATCATGACTTGGACCAAGTAAATGCTCCACATTGTTTGGAGCAGTGTCAGGTTCATGAGTAGGTAAAGGAACAGATAAACAGGGAAATTCAGACTCATTGAAAACAATATCCCTACTGATTAACACTTTAAAACCAGGTTGGTCCCTTACCCATAATCTATAACCCTTAACCCCATCAGGATAGCCAATAAAAACACATTTCACAGGACCTAGGTTCAAGTTTGTCATTTTTTTGATGCACAAAAGCAGAACAACCAAAAACTTTCaagtttgaaaaattaatttgcGTACCAGACCACACAGATTCTGGACACTTACCATTCAAAGGCACAGAAGGAGacttatttatcaaataagcaGCAGTACAAACAGCTTCACCCCAGAACTTTTTTGAAAGACCAGAACTTGCAAGCATACACCTCACCATTTCAAGTAAAGTTCTATTCATACGCTCAGCtataccattttgctgaggcgTATAAGGGACTGTCCTATGTCTTTGAATACCAGATTCAGCACACAAATTGTCAAACAATCGATTACAAAATTCAAGACCATTATCAGTTCttagaattttaatttttttacatgtctgattttcaatcaagTTTTTCCAGTTTTTAAACTTCTCAAACACATCAGATTTGTTTTTCATTAAAACACCCaaacttttcttgaaaaatcatcaataacagaTAGAAAATACTGATTTCCACCATGCGTTGGCACACTATCAGGATCCCACACATCAGCATGCAAATACTCAAGTATTTCAGAAGTGACAGAGTGTTTGGGAATAGGGAAATTTGGAAACTTAACTCTGCACTGTTTACCCAGAACACAAGAATCACAAAATGGCATACAAGACAATTTATCATTACAAAAATAACCATCTTTGTGCAAAATTTCAAAACCTTTAGAACTCATGTGACCTAATCTTTTGTGCCACAAATCAGTTTTGTCACTTAAGACAACATTCACAGAATTTTGCACACAAGGTTTAGATTTAGCATTGACAAACATACAAGTTTCTCTTTTTGGCAGCTTTGAAAACCACTAAAGACCCTTTCATAATTTTCATAAACTCATTTCCCCATCTACCATGTAAACCATCATCTTCCAATGCAGCACATGAAATCAAATTATGACATAAATCTGGAAAATGCCTCACATCTTTCAAAGTTAACACATAACCAGAATCAAATTTCAGTGATACATCACCAAGACCAGCAACTTGACACAATTTTTCATTTGTCATAGAAACAGACCCATGCTTCACTTCTTTATAACTAGAAAACAGATTTTTAAATGGGGACATGTGGAAAGTGCACGCAGAATCAACTAGCCATTCATTCTCACACAAAGAACTTGAATGCACAGAATTCACCACAGACACATCACATATCTCAATCACCATAAAAATATCACCCATGTTATCACTACCAGAAGCCATATTTGCATGGTCATCATGCTGATTTTTAAAGTTTTGGTTTTTGTTTTGGTTTTGCTTAGGCCTAGAACACTCTTTAATATAATGATCAGTTTCACCACAATTATAGCATTTTCTATTCTTGGGCTTTGACTTAGACCTTGATTTACTCTTACCTCTATTTTTAACGAACGCTTGGTTATGGTTGTTTGAAggtttttgattttgaaatctatGTTGAGACCTTCCTCTAACAAACATAACCTCACCAGAATTATTACCACCCTTATTGGTTTTTAAATCTATCTCTTTGCTTTTTCAGGCCGTTCACAACAGTTTCTAAACTTACATGATCTCTACCATACTTAATAGCAGATTTAACATCACTGTAAGAATCAGGTATGACATTTAAAAGAACAATAGGGGTGTAATCATCAATATTCTTATCTCCTGTTTGCTTAGTAACTTGAACTAATTTGATAACACATCAAGGTTTTCATCAATGTCCTTGTTTAAATCTAGTTTGAACCGGAAAAATTTCTCAAGCAAAAACAATTTACTGGGCAACGAAGTTTCAGTATAAAGTTCTTCTAATTTTTCCCAAAGTTCCATAGCCGATTTCAGTTTACCAACTTTTCTTAACACAGAGTCAGACAAGTTCAAAATTATAGACGAATAAACAAACTCATCCATTTCAGCACTTTTTTCAGGGGTTTCAGCAGCAGAATATGACAAGTCTATCGCTTTGAAAACTCTTTGTTGTACCAAAATACCTTTCATTTTCTGCTGCCATATTGAAAAATCTGTTTTTTCGTTAAAAGGTTCGAGATCTGATATCCAGTCATAGCCATTTTCAAAAAACACGAtagttaacaaaaaaaaaatttcacaaagaaaaatttaaatcacACAAGATCAAAACGAACACAGCAGAATCAACTTTTATGCCACGGAAATGGAAACTCAACAAGCACATAAAACCTAGAGTTCTACCAGCAGCAAATCCCAGCACATAAATCCGCGGCAAGCGGTTACGCTACTAAATGCAGTAAAAGAGGTTCCAGCCAATATACCAGAGCGAAACCCTAAGTAAGAGTTTCAGATTCCGACGAACCGATGTCGACGGCACGGCGGGCAGAAAGGCGAGCAGTAACcaatcgctctgataccactgttagGAGCCCATCGGTCGGTGCCGTAACTTCCTCTAATCTTGGCTGGACAACCTGCAACTTTTTAGCCACAACAATAACCAATATAATATGATATGTTAGAATAAAACGGGCTCAGACGAACTGATTTTGGCCTCTCCAAATACACAGTAAACCAAGGCGAAGACCACAAAGGTTTCCCGATCAAAACCCCGGTTACTGATAACCAACTCAACCCTAAGCAAATAGCCTCTAAGCACACATCTCACCACACATAGTAGGCACACTCAAAACAAGACTGAAAAGACAAAGATCGAGATAGCACTAAGAACCGAGGGCAGTTTCCGATCTCACACACACTCTCGTATATCACTTGAGAAATAGAGAAGAAAAGGAGAAGAGAAGAGTTCACTATGCACCAAGCAAAGAACACTACGCTTAGAAGAAGAATGAGGAGAACGGCGCTCAATGTCAAGTTACTGCCTCTTCAGAAATCTCACGCTCCTCATTTGCTGCTGAGAACCAAATGGGTGTTATATAATAAGACATAATGACCTAGTAGGCCAAGGTGCAAGGGAATGGGCTTTGGATTATGGGCTTGGAAAAAGTTGGGCCAAACCCAACAatatatacaaaaataaaatgtacaacaTAAAGAATTTGAAATTCGGCCTAAATCTACTGGCAAGCCTGTGCACCGAATGAGTtaggtaaattttaatttaaggaaacgatttaaaatatgttaCGAGAGTTCGTATTTTATGTACAACAAAGTAAATTGTTCTTATTCTCGTAGCAACAATTTGTCTGATTAAAAGAGTGGAAAGTAGAAGATGTGGAGGCGAAACGAGTTTGAGTAGAAAGGAAGCAAAAGAAAAGGGTCGCCAAAATTCCAACTTTTTGGATTTTATCTCATGTCAAGGCAAGCATATATGCAGTACCCAAGCCAAACTAAAGACACACACTCTCACTAAAATATGCATTCAAACTCACAGCTTTTATCCAACGCTTTTACATTTCTTCATGCACACATTTCTAATCACCTCACTGCAAAGTGGCCTGCCTTAAAGAATCGGGTTTTCTTGTATTGATCAACTCAAACTATCTCAACTATGAATCTAACCTTTATCCAACGACAGGGGCCGGCTTCATGGGTGGCTGAGGGGATATGATGGTCGttccctttttttaaaaaaaaatcggtttctagtaaatcaataaattatacGCGACAACGTTTGGTGCAAATGAAAACTTCTGGTGTTTAAGTTTTGTAAATGATTAAAGTtatgaataaatatattatctCTATGACATATATCATTTTATCTCACAAATCAAACGATATCTTAGTTTCTCGAAACGTAGATTCATCTATACTCAATAATTATCTGTTTgggatttaaattattaataagcACCTCGAAATATATGGAATTATAATAAGATATACTATATGTGGCCCACATGTAACTTTAGGAGAGATGAGTCCAGAAATTATGTAGTGTCACCTTGAGTTTTCAGTTGTCTTCTCATTATCTTCACTTTGGTCATTCTATATAAAGCCATCCATTAATTTTATTGATGACCCTTTGAGGGATCAACACTAGAGTGTATCATCGATCGACAAGGGTTCCCTAAATTTTGAAGCCTTTGATCATAATAATACACAAACAATTCTTCGCATTTTCTTGAGTTCCCAATGGAGAGAAATGGAGTTCTCATGAAGTCATGCATTTTACTAACTCTCTATGCATTCTCTGCTGCCATTTGTTCTGTCCACTGTGGTAAGTCATGTTCTATTCTTTTGGCATTTGCTCTCCGAGTCACTTAATTTTTTTCTCCAAATGTGATATGTGGCATATATTTGTATATTGAGATGAGAAATTTTTACCTCCCATTGGAACAACACTAGCAATTTGAAGTACTACTTGTTTGCAGATTTATATTTCCATTTCGCCTAATTAATCAATCCATATTTCGACAGATGCAACAAAAACATTTCACAAATTTAGAAGTTGGAAGCACACAAGAAGTTCGAACGTTAAACCTACAAGAAAGTTTCATCAAACCAAAAGAAGGTTAGAAATGAACTTGCCTCTGGATTCATCAAATACTGACCCTTACGTAAGTTCCCCATTCTCCTTACCACCCTATGAATCTCTTCCTCCTTTTCCCTTCCCCGAAAACACCCCTCCATTTTGTGTCTATCCCCCTCTTACCCCTCTGCCACCTTCAACAGTACCAAGCCCAGAAGGCCCAACTTACGGACCACCTCAGAGTGGCTCAATTCCTAACCCACCTATTATTATTCCGAGCCCACCTAGTGTAGTTCCCAATCCACCCACAAATGTGCCCACTGGCCCTACTCCGACTCAACCAGTATTAAGCCCACCTTATTACGAGCCTAGCCCTCCAAGCTACGAGCCCAGCCCGCCTTATTACGAGCCTAGCCCACCCAGTTACGAGCCTAGCCCACCCTTTATTACTCCATCCCCTTATGGATTTGTTCCAAGCCCACGTGTATTCT
The Primulina tabacum isolate GXHZ01 chromosome 9, ASM2559414v2, whole genome shotgun sequence DNA segment above includes these coding regions:
- the LOC142555830 gene encoding uncharacterized protein LOC142555830: MERNGVLMKSCILLTLYAFSAAICSVHCDATKTFHKFRSWKHTRSSNVKPTRKFHQTKRRLEMNLPLDSSNTDPYVSSPFSLPPYESLPPFPFPENTPPFCVYPPLTPLPPSTVPSPEGPTYGPPQSGSIPNPPIIIPSPPSVVPNPPTNVPTGPTPTQPVLSPPYYEPSPPSYEPSPPYYEPSPPSYEPSPPFITPSPYGFVPSPRVFLPPIVFPPPTVPPPPHMTPITATWCVAKASVPDPIIEEAMNYACGSGADCDQIQSAGSCFEPNTLFAHASYAFNSYWQRTKVAGGTCDFGGTAILVTVDPSYDGCHFLYL